In the Actinomycetota bacterium genome, TCCATGATAGTTCCAATGATCTTCAATCTGTTTTTCCGCAGAGTCTCACCGGTTTCAGTTAAGTCCACGATTACATCCATGAGTTCTGGAACTTTAGCCTCCGTCGCTCCATAGGAATAGAAAATCTTCACCGGTATCCCCAGCTTTTCAAAATAATCCTTGGTAATGTTGGGAAATTCAGTTGATATTCTGCTTCCTGGGGTGATTTGTTCAGGAGATTCTATTTCTGATTCCTGGAAGACCGCTAAGACCATCTTGACCGGTTCGGTGGTTACTTTACTGTAGGGAAGATCCGCCACCTCAACGACATCCGCTCTGGACTCCAAAACGCAATCAAGACCGGTAATCCCAAGGTCGAAATAACCTTCTTCCACATACTTTGGTATCTCTTGAGGTCTTAAGATTTTTACCTGCGAGATCCTGGGATCATAAATGACCGGATTATACCCCCGAAATTCCCTCTTCACCTCGAGGTCCGCTTCCTTGAAAAGCAATAGGGTTTGTTCCTCTAGACT is a window encoding:
- the hisG gene encoding ATP phosphoribosyltransferase; its protein translation is MLKIALPKGSLEEQTLLLFKEADLEVKREFRGYNPVIYDPRISQVKILRPQEIPKYVEEGYFDLGITGLDCVLESRADVVEVADLPYSKVTTEPVKMVLAVFQESEIESPEQITPGSRISTEFPNITKDYFEKLGIPVKIFYSYGATEAKVPELMDVIVDLTETGETLRKNRLKIIGTIMESTTKLIANKESWENSEKRKAIEEIKTLLLGVIEARGRVLLCMNVPEEKLDAVVRALPAMKKPTVSKLYHANYYEVMTVVNKSEVNTLIPKLKAKGAEDILELNISKIVK